A section of the Candidatus Methylomirabilis sp. genome encodes:
- a CDS encoding alpha/beta hydrolase, translating to MEGWRAVALAGALGLLAGCEDGVERHFLYFPMGELEATPATYDLPFEEVRFQAADGARLHGWFVPARGARATLLWLHGNAGNISHRVHNLRLFHDALGINVFLFDYRGYGLSEGRPSEAGLLQDAEAAWRVLQARRDVDPRAIVLFGRSLGAAVAAELAARVQPAALILETPFTSLLDMARHHYWFLPVRWLVRSRYDTLGAVRRVRVPVLVLHGDADEIVPFDMGEQVFAAAPEPKTFYRIPGASHNDTYLVGGKPYLEAFRAFLATAFPDSRVPG from the coding sequence ATGGAGGGATGGCGGGCGGTGGCTCTCGCGGGGGCCCTGGGACTCCTGGCCGGGTGCGAGGACGGCGTGGAGCGGCACTTCCTCTACTTCCCGATGGGGGAGCTCGAGGCGACCCCGGCGACCTACGATCTCCCCTTCGAGGAGGTCCGGTTCCAGGCCGCGGACGGCGCCCGGCTCCACGGGTGGTTCGTCCCCGCCCGGGGGGCCCGGGCGACGCTCCTGTGGCTCCACGGCAACGCCGGGAACATCAGCCACAGGGTCCATAACCTCCGCCTCTTCCACGACGCCCTCGGCATCAACGTCTTCCTCTTTGACTACCGGGGATACGGCCTGAGCGAGGGCCGCCCGTCGGAGGCGGGGCTCCTGCAGGACGCCGAGGCGGCCTGGCGTGTCCTGCAGGCCCGTCGCGATGTGGATCCGCGCGCCATCGTCCTCTTCGGCCGCTCCCTCGGGGCGGCGGTGGCGGCCGAGCTGGCGGCCCGCGTCCAGCCCGCCGCCCTCATCCTGGAGACCCCCTTCACCAGCCTCCTGGACATGGCGCGCCACCACTACTGGTTCCTCCCGGTCCGGTGGCTCGTCCGGTCGCGCTATGACACGCTGGGGGCGGTCCGCCGCGTGCGCGTCCCGGTCCTGGTCTTGCATGGGGATGCGGACGAGATCGTACCCTTCGACATGGGGGAGCAGGTATTCGCGGCGGCGCCCGAGCCCAAGACCTTTTACCGCATCCCAGGGGCGAGCCACAATGATACCTACCTGGTGGGGGGCAAGCCGTACCTCGAGGCCTTCCGGGCCTTTCTTGCGACCGCCTTCCCGGACAGCCGGGTTCCAGGTTGA
- a CDS encoding SDR family oxidoreductase: MAGQRTLTGWGLILGGSSGFGEATALALAGAGMDIFGVHLDRKATLPNVERIQGEIRAAGRQAAFFNMNASDPEQRKEALDTMEKTLAERGEPGAIRVLLHSLAFGTLKPFVAPDAKDAMTQAQMDMTLDVMAHSLVYWVQDLVARGLMRQGGKIFAMTSSGGTRVFPTYGAVSAAKAALESHIRQLALELAPLGITANAIRAGVTDTPALRKIPGHEKMLELAREGNPHRRLTTPADVASAIAVLCQPGTHWVTGNTIGVDGGEDVVA, from the coding sequence GTGGCCGGGCAGCGGACTCTCACGGGCTGGGGCCTCATCCTCGGGGGGAGCAGCGGGTTCGGCGAGGCGACGGCCCTGGCGCTGGCCGGGGCCGGGATGGATATCTTCGGGGTCCACCTGGACCGCAAGGCGACCCTCCCCAACGTGGAGCGGATCCAGGGAGAGATCCGGGCGGCGGGGCGCCAGGCAGCTTTCTTCAACATGAACGCTTCCGACCCCGAGCAGCGGAAGGAAGCGCTGGATACCATGGAGAAGACCTTGGCGGAGCGAGGCGAGCCGGGCGCCATCCGGGTCCTCCTCCACTCCCTCGCCTTCGGGACGCTCAAGCCCTTCGTCGCCCCCGACGCCAAGGATGCCATGACCCAGGCGCAGATGGACATGACGCTGGACGTGATGGCCCACAGCCTCGTCTACTGGGTGCAGGATCTGGTCGCGCGGGGCCTGATGCGGCAGGGGGGGAAGATCTTCGCCATGACCTCCTCGGGCGGGACCCGGGTCTTCCCGACCTACGGGGCGGTCTCGGCGGCCAAGGCGGCGCTGGAGTCCCACATCCGGCAGCTCGCCCTGGAGCTGGCCCCCCTCGGCATCACGGCCAACGCCATCCGCGCGGGGGTGACCGACACCCCGGCGCTGCGCAAGATCCCCGGCCACGAGAAGATGCTCGAGCTCGCCCGGGAGGGGAACCCGCACCGCCGCCTCACGACGCCGGCCGACGTGGCCAGCGCCATTGCGGTCCTCTGCCAACCGGGGACGCACTGGGTGACCGGCAACACGATCGGGGTGGATGGCGGCGAGGACGTGGTCGCCTAG
- a CDS encoding D-alanyl-D-alanine carboxypeptidase family protein: protein MSEVSEAGQGRRRAARVVGLAAVTGLLLGAGSEAAPLGVAERPPYLRAEAALVLDLVSGEVLFSKNPESALAPASLTKLMTLYLALEDVAAGRVNLEDEVPVSPRAARTRSSRVPLRAGEHVPLATLLEAMTVISANDASVAVAEYLAGTEEDFVARMNHRAWELGLTETHFTNPHGLPSPDQRSSAWDMAALAIRLFEDYPLALDFLSRRSFHHRRISRNRSLGLLERAFAIECVKTAWTREAGFGLVATARHEDRYLLVVILKARNRYQRELAARTLLHYGFPRAAREHPVPVTPASPLPDPRTASPVPTPSENGSVF from the coding sequence GTGAGCGAGGTGAGCGAAGCGGGTCAAGGGCGCCGCCGGGCGGCCCGCGTGGTCGGCCTGGCGGCGGTGACGGGGCTGCTCCTCGGGGCGGGGAGCGAGGCGGCCCCCCTCGGCGTGGCGGAGCGGCCCCCCTATCTACGGGCCGAAGCGGCCCTCGTCCTGGACCTGGTCAGCGGGGAGGTCCTCTTCAGCAAGAACCCTGAGAGCGCCCTGGCCCCCGCCAGCCTCACGAAGCTCATGACGCTCTACCTGGCCCTCGAGGATGTGGCCGCGGGCCGGGTGAACCTGGAGGACGAGGTGCCGGTCAGCCCCCGGGCCGCCCGGACCCGCTCCTCCCGCGTGCCGCTCCGGGCGGGCGAGCATGTCCCCCTCGCAACGCTCCTCGAGGCGATGACGGTCATCTCGGCCAACGACGCCAGCGTGGCCGTCGCCGAGTATCTGGCGGGCACGGAGGAGGACTTCGTTGCCCGGATGAACCACCGGGCCTGGGAGCTGGGCCTGACCGAGACACACTTCACCAACCCCCACGGCCTCCCCTCCCCCGACCAGCGGAGCAGCGCGTGGGACATGGCTGCCCTCGCTATTCGGCTCTTCGAGGACTACCCCCTCGCCCTGGACTTCCTCTCGCGCCGGAGCTTCCACCACCGGCGCATCAGCCGCAACCGATCCCTCGGCCTGCTGGAGCGGGCCTTCGCGATTGAGTGCGTCAAGACGGCCTGGACCCGGGAGGCCGGCTTCGGTCTCGTCGCGACCGCCCGGCACGAGGACCGCTACCTGCTGGTGGTGATCCTGAAAGCCCGGAACCGGTACCAGCGGGAGCTGGCGGCCCGGACCCTCCTGCACTATGGCTTCCCCCGGGCGGCCCGGGAGCACCCGGTTCCCGTCACGCCGGCCTCTCCCCTCCCCGATCCCCGCACGGCTTCGCCCGTCCCCACCCCCTCGGAAAACGGGAGCGTCTTCTAG